One genomic segment of Bacteroides caccae includes these proteins:
- a CDS encoding aminoacyl-histidine dipeptidase — MSTILSLAPQNVWKHFYSLTQIPRPSGHMEKVTEFLINFGKGLGLESFVDEAGNVIIRKPATPGMENRKGVILQAHMDMVPQKNNDTVHDFEKDPIETYIDGDWVKAKGTTLGADNGLGVAAIMAVLEAKDLKHGPLEALITKDEETGMYGAFGLKPGTVNGEILLNLDSEDEGELYIGCAGGMDVTATLEYKEVAPEEGDIAVKVTLKGLRGGHSGLEINEGRANANKLLVRFIREAVASYEARLASWEGGNMRNAIPREAHAVVTIPAENEEELLGLVKYCEDLFNEEYSTIETPISFTAERVEVPAGQVPEEIQDNLIDAIFACQNGVTRMIPTVPDTVETSSNLAIITIAGGKAEIKILARSSSDSMKEYLTTSLESCFSMAGMKVEMTGGYSGWQPDVNSPILHAMKASYKQQFGVEPAVKVIHAGLECGIIGAIIPGLDMISFGPTLRSPHSPDERALIPTVQKFYDFLVATLEQTPMK, encoded by the coding sequence ATGAGTACTATTCTTTCTTTAGCTCCACAAAACGTATGGAAGCATTTTTATTCGTTGACACAGATTCCCCGTCCGTCGGGACACATGGAAAAAGTAACAGAATTTCTGATTAACTTCGGAAAAGGCTTGGGACTGGAATCTTTTGTAGACGAAGCAGGTAACGTAATTATCCGTAAACCGGCAACTCCGGGAATGGAAAACCGGAAAGGTGTGATTCTTCAGGCACACATGGACATGGTTCCGCAGAAGAATAACGATACGGTGCACGATTTTGAAAAAGATCCTATTGAAACTTATATAGATGGCGACTGGGTAAAGGCCAAAGGAACTACGCTGGGAGCAGATAACGGGCTTGGCGTGGCTGCTATCATGGCTGTGCTTGAAGCGAAAGATTTGAAACATGGTCCGCTGGAAGCACTGATTACCAAAGACGAAGAAACCGGTATGTATGGCGCGTTCGGTCTGAAGCCGGGGACAGTGAACGGAGAAATCCTTCTGAATCTCGATTCGGAAGATGAAGGCGAGTTGTATATCGGTTGTGCAGGCGGTATGGATGTCACTGCTACACTGGAATATAAGGAGGTAGCTCCCGAAGAAGGCGATATCGCTGTTAAGGTTACGTTGAAAGGCTTGCGTGGTGGGCATTCCGGATTGGAAATCAATGAAGGGCGTGCCAATGCCAACAAATTGCTGGTTCGCTTTATCCGCGAGGCAGTTGCCAGTTACGAAGCACGCCTGGCAAGTTGGGAAGGCGGCAATATGCGTAATGCCATTCCACGGGAGGCACACGCGGTTGTTACCATTCCAGCTGAGAATGAAGAAGAATTGTTGGGCTTGGTGAAATATTGCGAAGACCTGTTCAATGAAGAATATTCGACGATTGAGACTCCGATCAGTTTCACGGCAGAACGTGTGGAAGTTCCGGCAGGTCAAGTGCCCGAAGAAATTCAGGACAATCTGATTGATGCTATTTTTGCTTGTCAGAATGGTGTGACCCGTATGATTCCGACTGTTCCCGATACGGTAGAGACTTCTTCCAACCTTGCTATTATAACAATTGCCGGTGGAAAAGCGGAAATTAAAATTTTGGCTCGTAGCTCCAGCGATAGTATGAAGGAATATCTCACTACCAGTCTTGAGTCTTGTTTCTCTATGGCAGGTATGAAGGTAGAGATGACAGGAGGTTATTCCGGTTGGCAGCCCGATGTGAATTCTCCGATTTTGCACGCGATGAAAGCGTCATATAAGCAGCAGTTTGGCGTGGAACCTGCGGTGAAGGTGATTCATGCAGGTTTGGAATGCGGTATTATCGGTGCCATTATTCCGGGATTGGATATGATTTCCTTCGGTCCTACCTTGCGCTCACCACATTCACCGGACGAAAGAGCATTGATTCCTACTGTACAGAAGTTCTATGACTTCCTCGTTGCAACTTTGGAACAGACTCCAATGAAATAA
- a CDS encoding DUF349 domain-containing protein produces MMDAHDTNQPLNQGELEEEKKTVEVSEAITETPSEETTAEVQPEAAPKPATKEDVLNRLKELAQDAENANKQEIDNLKQSFYKLHNAELEAAKKQFTDNGGAEEDFVPEEDPVEVEFKRLMGVIKEKRSKLVAEQERQKEENLQVKLSIIEELKELVESGDDANKSYTEFKKLQQQWNETKLVPQGKVNELWKNYQLYVEKFYDLLKLNNEFREYDFKKNLEIKTHLCEAAEKLADEEDVVSAFHQLQKLHQEFRDTGPVAKELRDEIWNRFKAASTAVNRRHQLHFETLKEAEQHNLDQKTVICEIVEAIEFDELKTFSAWENKTQEVIALQNKWKTIGFAPQKMNVKIFERFRRACDDFFKKKGEFFKSLKEGMNENLEKKKALCEKAEALKDSTDWKATADTLTKLQKEWKTIGPVAKKHSDAVWKRFITACDYFFEQKNKATSSQRSIEVENMEKKKALIEKLSSIDENMDIEEASTLVRDLMKEWNSIGHVPFKEKDKLYKQYHGLIDQLFDRFNISASNKKLSNFRSNISNIQGGGPQSLYREREKLVRTYESMKNELQTYENNLGFLTSTSKKGSSLLTELNRKVEKLKADLELVSQKIKVIDESIKAEE; encoded by the coding sequence ATGATGGACGCTCATGACACTAATCAGCCCTTGAACCAAGGGGAATTAGAAGAAGAAAAGAAAACAGTCGAGGTTTCTGAAGCCATTACAGAAACCCCGTCTGAAGAAACGACTGCCGAAGTTCAACCTGAAGCAGCTCCTAAACCTGCCACAAAGGAAGACGTACTAAACCGATTGAAAGAGCTTGCACAAGACGCAGAGAATGCGAACAAGCAGGAAATAGACAATCTGAAACAATCATTCTACAAGCTACATAATGCCGAACTGGAAGCTGCTAAAAAACAGTTTACCGACAACGGCGGCGCCGAAGAAGATTTCGTTCCCGAAGAAGACCCGGTGGAAGTGGAATTTAAACGCCTAATGGGGGTAATCAAAGAAAAACGAAGCAAACTTGTAGCCGAGCAGGAACGTCAGAAAGAAGAAAACCTTCAAGTCAAACTTTCCATTATCGAAGAACTGAAAGAATTGGTAGAATCGGGTGACGATGCCAACAAGTCTTACACGGAATTCAAAAAGCTCCAACAGCAATGGAATGAGACGAAGTTGGTTCCGCAAGGCAAAGTAAACGAACTTTGGAAGAATTATCAATTATACGTAGAGAAATTCTACGATCTATTAAAGTTAAACAACGAATTCCGCGAATATGATTTCAAGAAGAATCTGGAAATAAAGACGCATCTTTGCGAGGCTGCCGAAAAGCTGGCTGATGAAGAGGATGTGGTTTCTGCTTTCCACCAACTCCAGAAGTTGCATCAGGAATTCCGTGATACGGGTCCGGTAGCGAAAGAGTTGCGCGACGAGATTTGGAATCGCTTCAAAGCAGCTTCTACGGCTGTAAATCGTCGTCACCAGCTACATTTTGAAACGCTGAAAGAAGCGGAACAACATAATCTGGACCAAAAGACCGTTATCTGCGAAATCGTAGAAGCGATAGAGTTCGATGAACTGAAAACATTCTCAGCTTGGGAAAACAAGACACAAGAAGTCATTGCCCTGCAAAACAAATGGAAAACTATCGGTTTTGCTCCCCAAAAGATGAACGTGAAGATATTCGAACGTTTCCGCCGTGCCTGCGACGACTTCTTCAAGAAAAAAGGAGAATTCTTCAAGAGCTTAAAAGAAGGCATGAACGAGAATTTGGAAAAGAAAAAAGCGCTTTGCGAAAAAGCGGAAGCCTTAAAAGACAGTACAGACTGGAAAGCAACTGCCGATACCCTGACGAAACTCCAAAAAGAGTGGAAGACAATCGGACCGGTAGCCAAGAAACATTCGGACGCTGTTTGGAAACGTTTTATCACGGCTTGTGACTATTTCTTTGAACAGAAAAACAAGGCTACTTCTTCACAACGCTCTATCGAAGTAGAAAACATGGAGAAGAAAAAGGCATTGATCGAAAAGTTGTCGTCCATAGACGAAAACATGGATATCGAGGAAGCCAGCACACTGGTACGGGATCTGATGAAGGAATGGAATTCTATCGGTCATGTACCATTCAAAGAAAAAGATAAGTTGTACAAGCAATATCATGGATTGATCGACCAGTTGTTCGACCGTTTCAACATTAGCGCTTCGAACAAGAAGTTAAGTAACTTCCGGTCAAACATCAGCAATATACAAGGTGGCGGACCACAATCTCTATACAGAGAACGCGAAAAGCTGGTACGTACTTACGAGA
- a CDS encoding lysylphosphatidylglycerol synthase transmembrane domain-containing protein, whose protein sequence is MKKLLKKTLKLILPIVLGGFILFWVYHNFDFTKVGEVLLHGTNWWWMFFSLLFGVLAQVFRGWRWKQMLEPLEAFPKRSDCVNAIFISYAASLIVPRVGEVSRCGVLAKYDNVSFAKSLGTVVTERLVDTLTILLITGVTVLLQLPIFVTFLQQTGTKIPSLLHLLTSVWFYIVLFCFIGVGMLLYYLRKTLFFYERVKGFVLNIWEGVMSLKGVRNIPLFSFYTLAIWGCYFFHFYFTFYCFAFTAHLSILAALVMFVGGTFAVIVPTPNGAGPWHFAVISMMMLYGVNETDAGIFALIVHGIQTFLVVLLGVYGLAALSLTNRQRK, encoded by the coding sequence ATGAAGAAACTATTAAAGAAGACGCTGAAACTGATATTACCGATTGTTTTGGGCGGCTTTATTCTATTTTGGGTATATCACAACTTTGATTTTACAAAGGTGGGTGAGGTGTTGCTGCACGGTACGAACTGGTGGTGGATGTTCTTTTCGTTATTATTCGGGGTGCTCGCACAGGTGTTTCGCGGCTGGCGGTGGAAGCAGATGTTGGAGCCGTTGGAAGCTTTCCCGAAAAGGAGTGATTGTGTGAATGCTATTTTCATATCGTATGCCGCGAGTCTGATAGTTCCCAGGGTCGGAGAAGTGAGCCGTTGCGGCGTGCTGGCCAAATATGATAATGTTTCTTTTGCCAAGTCGCTCGGAACGGTTGTTACAGAACGGCTGGTCGATACATTGACAATTCTTCTGATAACAGGCGTCACGGTGTTGCTTCAGCTGCCGATATTTGTTACTTTTCTTCAGCAGACTGGAACCAAGATACCTTCGCTCCTGCATCTGCTGACTTCCGTGTGGTTCTATATCGTCCTGTTCTGTTTTATCGGAGTGGGAATGCTTCTTTATTATTTACGGAAGACGTTGTTCTTTTATGAAAGAGTGAAAGGTTTTGTGCTCAATATTTGGGAAGGTGTGATGTCATTGAAAGGAGTGCGCAATATACCTCTCTTTAGTTTTTATACATTGGCTATTTGGGGATGTTATTTTTTTCACTTCTATTTTACGTTCTATTGCTTCGCTTTTACTGCTCATCTGAGCATCCTGGCGGCGCTGGTTATGTTTGTAGGCGGTACTTTTGCAGTGATTGTGCCTACGCCGAACGGAGCGGGTCCATGGCATTTTGCGGTCATTTCGATGATGATGCTTTATGGAGTAAATGAAACAGATGCCGGAATATTTGCTCTGATTGTGCACGGGATTCAAACCTTTTTAGTAGTTTTGTTGGGCGTATATGGTTTGGCGGCTTTGTCGTTGACCAATAGACAGCGAAAGTAA
- the rsmA gene encoding 16S rRNA (adenine(1518)-N(6)/adenine(1519)-N(6))-dimethyltransferase RsmA, with amino-acid sequence MKLVKPKKFLGQHFLKDLKVAQDIADTVDPFPELPILEVGPGMGVLTQFLVKKERPVKVVEVDYESVAYLREAYPSLEDHIIEDDFLKMNLHRLFDGKPFVLTGNYPYNISSQIFFKMLDNKDIIPCCTGMIQKEVAERIAAGPGSKTYGILSVLIQAWYKVEYLFTVSEHVFNPPPKVKSAVIRMTRNDTQELGCDEKLFKQVVKTTFNQRRKTLRNSIKPILGKECPLTEDTLFNKRPEQLSVEEFIDLTNKVEIALKEMNLQP; translated from the coding sequence ATGAAATTAGTAAAGCCTAAAAAGTTTCTCGGACAGCACTTTCTGAAAGATTTGAAAGTGGCGCAAGATATTGCCGATACGGTCGACCCCTTCCCCGAACTGCCTATTTTGGAGGTAGGACCGGGCATGGGAGTATTAACCCAGTTCCTGGTGAAAAAAGAACGGCCGGTGAAAGTCGTGGAAGTGGACTATGAATCGGTAGCTTATCTCCGCGAAGCTTATCCGTCGCTGGAAGATCATATCATCGAGGACGACTTCCTGAAAATGAATCTCCACCGGCTGTTCGACGGCAAGCCTTTCGTACTGACAGGTAATTACCCGTATAATATCTCCAGTCAGATATTCTTTAAAATGTTGGATAACAAGGATATTATCCCCTGTTGTACGGGCATGATCCAAAAGGAAGTAGCCGAACGTATTGCCGCCGGACCGGGCAGCAAAACTTACGGTATCCTCAGCGTATTGATACAGGCATGGTATAAGGTAGAATATCTGTTCACCGTCAGCGAACACGTATTCAACCCGCCGCCCAAAGTAAAAAGCGCCGTTATCCGCATGACACGCAATGATACGCAGGAGCTTGGCTGCGACGAAAAGTTGTTCAAGCAGGTTGTGAAAACGACTTTTAACCAACGGCGCAAAACGTTGCGCAACTCTATTAAGCCGATTCTGGGAAAAGAGTGTCCGCTCACAGAAGACACATTATTCAATAAACGCCCGGAACAGCTATCGGTAGAAGAATTTATCGATCTGACCAATAAAGTGGAAATAGCGCTGAAAGAGATGAACCTTCAGCCGTAA
- the mgtE gene encoding magnesium transporter: MNEEYIDNVKHLIEQKDADQVKELLADLHPADIAELCNDLNPEEAKFVYRLLNNETAADVLVEMDEDARKELLDMLPSETIAKRFVDYMDTDDAVDLMRELDEDKQEEILSHIEDIEQAGDIVDLLKYDENTAGGLMGTEMVLVNENWSMPECLKEMRQQAEELDEIYYVYVIDDDERLRGIFPLKKMITSPSVSKVKHVMQKDPISVHVDTPIDEVVQAIEKYDLVAIPVIDSIGRLVGQITVDDVMDEVREQSERDYQLASGLSQDVETDDNVLRQTTARLPWLLIGMIGGIGNSMILGNFDSTFAAHPEMALYIPLIGGTGGNVGTQSSAIVVQGLANSSLDAKNTFKQVTKEAVVALINATIISLLVYTYNFIRFGATATVTYSVSISLFAVVMFASIFGTLVPMTLEKLKIDPAIATGPFIAITNDIIGMMLYMGITVLLS, translated from the coding sequence ATGAACGAGGAATACATTGACAACGTTAAACACCTGATTGAGCAAAAAGACGCCGACCAGGTAAAAGAGCTTCTCGCCGACCTACACCCGGCCGACATCGCCGAATTGTGCAACGATCTGAACCCGGAAGAAGCCAAGTTCGTCTATCGACTACTCAATAACGAAACCGCTGCCGACGTACTCGTCGAAATGGATGAGGACGCCCGTAAGGAACTTCTCGATATGCTTCCTTCCGAAACAATCGCCAAGCGGTTTGTGGACTACATGGATACGGACGACGCCGTAGACCTGATGCGTGAACTGGACGAGGACAAACAGGAAGAGATTCTTTCGCACATCGAGGACATCGAACAAGCCGGAGACATCGTCGATTTGTTGAAATATGACGAAAATACGGCCGGTGGTTTAATGGGTACGGAAATGGTGCTTGTCAATGAGAACTGGAGTATGCCCGAATGCCTGAAAGAGATGCGCCAACAGGCGGAAGAACTAGACGAGATTTATTATGTATATGTCATCGACGACGATGAACGCCTGCGAGGTATATTCCCGCTCAAAAAGATGATAACGTCTCCTTCCGTATCCAAGGTAAAACACGTGATGCAGAAAGACCCGATTTCAGTACACGTGGATACGCCGATAGACGAGGTGGTGCAAGCGATCGAGAAGTATGACTTGGTGGCTATCCCCGTGATCGACAGTATCGGCCGGCTTGTCGGACAGATTACCGTTGACGATGTCATGGACGAAGTCCGTGAACAATCGGAACGTGACTATCAGTTGGCTTCCGGTCTTTCGCAGGATGTAGAAACGGATGATAATGTTCTCCGCCAGACAACGGCACGCCTTCCGTGGCTACTGATCGGCATGATCGGCGGAATCGGCAACTCGATGATATTGGGAAATTTCGATTCGACCTTTGCCGCTCATCCTGAAATGGCTTTATACATCCCGTTGATCGGTGGTACGGGCGGAAATGTCGGAACGCAATCGTCAGCTATCGTCGTACAGGGCCTCGCCAACAGTTCGCTGGATGCCAAAAATACATTCAAACAAGTGACAAAAGAAGCGGTGGTGGCCCTAATCAATGCTACTATCATTTCCCTGCTGGTATATACATATAATTTCATACGGTTCGGTGCAACAGCAACAGTCACCTACTCCGTATCTATCAGTTTGTTTGCCGTAGTGATGTTTGCCTCTATTTTCGGTACACTGGTCCCCATGACTCTCGAAAAACTTAAAATAGACCCCGCCATTGCAACGGGACCATTTATAGCTATTACAAACGACATTATCGGCATGATGCTCTACATGGGAATCACCGTTTTATTATCATAA